In the Helianthus annuus cultivar XRQ/B chromosome 11, HanXRQr2.0-SUNRISE, whole genome shotgun sequence genome, one interval contains:
- the LOC110888336 gene encoding cell division cycle 20.1, cofactor of APC complex-like isoform X1, whose amino-acid sequence MVVEVGSDNTVPIYRLHVRFLTTKLDRFIPNRSAMDFDYAHCMLTQSKNGKENPIASSPAKEAYRNRLADSLNMNRTRILAFRNKPPTPIDAVPNEWSSVQQAKPVKALRYIPQNANMRVRAKAVVSISQCVSKLESGEIREYGLSSLVQTPAELLKDRLPEAREATQGMVLLVYKAVMEDGENEEEDK is encoded by the exons ATGGTGGTTGAGGTAGGTTCCGACAACACGGTTCCGATTTATCGGCTGCATGTACGTTTTCTGACAACGAAG TTGGATAGATTCATACCGAATAGATCAGCGATGGATTTTGATTATGCGCATTGCATGCTAACACAGTCCAAAAATGGTAAGGAGAATCCAATTGCAAGCTCACCGGCGAAGGAAGCATACAGGAATCGGCTGGCGGACAGCCTCAACATGAACAGAACCAGGATTCTAGCTTTCAGGAACAAGCCTCCGACACCAATAGATGCGGTTCCAAACGAGTGGTCTTCAGTGCAGCAGGCGAAGCCAGTAAAGGCCCTTAGATACATCCCTCAG AATGCAAATATGAGAGTTAGGGCCAAAGCTGTTGTTTCGATCTCTCAGTGTGTCTCTAAACTG GAGTCAGGTGAGATTAGAGAATACGGGCTTTCTTCGTTGGTGCAAACGCCGGCTGAGTTGTTGAAAGATAGGCTTCCTGAAGCGAGAGAGGCGACTCAAGGTATGGTGTTGTTGGTTTACAAGGCGGTTATGGAGGATGGGgagaatgaagaagaagataAGTAG
- the LOC110888336 gene encoding cell division cycle 20.1, cofactor of APC complex-like isoform X2, translating into MDFDYAHCMLTQSKNGKENPIASSPAKEAYRNRLADSLNMNRTRILAFRNKPPTPIDAVPNEWSSVQQAKPVKALRYIPQNANMRVRAKAVVSISQCVSKLESGEIREYGLSSLVQTPAELLKDRLPEAREATQGMVLLVYKAVMEDGENEEEDK; encoded by the exons ATGGATTTTGATTATGCGCATTGCATGCTAACACAGTCCAAAAATGGTAAGGAGAATCCAATTGCAAGCTCACCGGCGAAGGAAGCATACAGGAATCGGCTGGCGGACAGCCTCAACATGAACAGAACCAGGATTCTAGCTTTCAGGAACAAGCCTCCGACACCAATAGATGCGGTTCCAAACGAGTGGTCTTCAGTGCAGCAGGCGAAGCCAGTAAAGGCCCTTAGATACATCCCTCAG AATGCAAATATGAGAGTTAGGGCCAAAGCTGTTGTTTCGATCTCTCAGTGTGTCTCTAAACTG GAGTCAGGTGAGATTAGAGAATACGGGCTTTCTTCGTTGGTGCAAACGCCGGCTGAGTTGTTGAAAGATAGGCTTCCTGAAGCGAGAGAGGCGACTCAAGGTATGGTGTTGTTGGTTTACAAGGCGGTTATGGAGGATGGGgagaatgaagaagaagataAGTAG